In Scophthalmus maximus strain ysfricsl-2021 chromosome 16, ASM2237912v1, whole genome shotgun sequence, the following proteins share a genomic window:
- the nbr1a gene encoding NBR1 autophagy cargo receptor a isoform X1 — MGLPVTIKVNFRGNVKRFLAQDLDKLEWESVEAWIKASFGINHFQVKYFDDDNEEICINSQDEYEEAIKSAEKQGNQLHMNVYKMKGQACGGPLKTEVKELKGDLRPAPPYPSRVKTVDKGTQVTPEREAVTVKDNKGNKPDDEPPPMWFRAYMEKVKFQKTFKDEVVKEVVERMCTDFSGQCCTHNSPDGPQEAGGAGGGPMGPRPGPSASNGSIGYTPNCSSCNKLTSDGAYKCSVCPSCILCEMCRHSHDPSHNLVRTKTPLSIPEHGMYGELRFPRRGDRTVRKAERQRLKAERRQLRAEVKEIKKKLRLEKRGLPWSGPSTSGRANLTNMASASTQVPAPPPPADSDTASGPAPAHGPIPAPVPDPQASSPEGSGVSHSSLVPTMAALFLDENLPDGTRLEPDTKFVKYWKMRNTGTISWTSETKLVFMWGNLALASEKRREVPVPLLLPGQVGVVSVAFVAAVMEGTYTSHWRLAHCGCQFGPRVWCSIVVDPGNSRNALGHQSKRLASLQTNDTLCNYNQTMLSLNTLEKEEVRTEEEERERELGSVDFSHDDYYFPSVDLLTAQDLLSFELLDINIVQELEKVPNNTPVDLTPCISPLPHDPPALENAAISQIKEDTVVTGVRTLFGVKLRQPREFSEPVAQEEEREEEISGAQFLCETVIRSLTLEEAPDHRPLRRLHQVVSRGLNFCSEKAAEAERKEKASDGDEEICAIRPESSALPPDTGLNQIPQEEEMRPVLLLEPVNENLQVTSHHENEDEEVVVLDEMQEEGGTRGEDWDEVSSQTSSVSSCDDYVIVLPDCFDTSRPLGESMYSSAMSQPDEDEDEDAASTAAVVTSADPDVQQENEDDSNCEPGGAERPEVDAGEDSSVSAWLPPVPPTTHSSVNQMLCASQTLDAVTLTPEVVPPPILSDSLLSPPALYSPRSEALYLAEDPSPPACEPYQPRVHLNVSYGLSRSAGSGSSAFETYNPRPSYALQPRVQGGITEGLVKGALSVAASAYKALFTGLNCPIQRGIDPATRQDPSLMGVLLEMGFRDQRLNQRLLRKHGYSLLHTVNELVQMAEERQNEAVEARH, encoded by the exons ATGGGGCTCCCCGTCACTATCAAGGTCAATTTCCGGGGGAACGTGAAGAGATTCCTGGCGCAGGACCTGGACAAGCTGGAGTGGGAATCGGTCGAAGCCTGG ATCAAAGCGTCTTTTGGGATCAACCACTTCCAAGTGAAATACTTTGACGACGACAACGAGGAG ATTTGCATCAATAGTCAAg acgAATATGAAGAAGCCATCAAG AGTGCTGAGAAGCAGGGGAACCAGTTGCACATGAACGTGTACAAAATGAAGGGTCAGGCGTGCGGCGGCCCGCTGAAGACGGAGGTCAAGGAGCTGAAGGGCGACCTCCGGCCCGCTCCCCCCTACCCCTCCAGGGTCAAGACTGTGGACAAGGGCACGCAGGTCACCCCGGAGCGAGAAGCT GTCACAGTAAAGGACAACAAGGGGAACAAACCAGATGATGAGCCCCCTCCCATGTGGTTCAGAGCATACATGGAAAAGGTAAAGTTTCAGAAAACG TTTAAGGACGAAGTGGTGAAAGAGGTCGTCGAGCGGATGTGCACCGACTTTTCTGGCCAGTGTTGCACTCACAATTCCCCCGACGGGCCCCAGGAGGCTGGCGGGGCCGGCGGTGGACCTATGGGACCCAGGCCGGGCCCCTCTGCCTCGAACGGGTCCATCGGCTACACcccaaactgcagcagctgcaacaaACTCACCTCGGACGGGGCCTACAAGTGCAG TGTGTGTCCTTCCTGCATCCTGTGTGAGATGTGTCGACATAGCCATGACCCCAGCCACAACCTCGTGAGAACCAAGAcgcctctctccatccctgaGCACGGGATGTACGGAGAGTTAAG GTTCCCGCGGCGAGGAGACAGGACAGTGCGCAAGGCCGAGCGACAGCGCCTCAAAGCAGAAAGGAGGCAGCTCAGAGCCGAAGTGAAGGAAATCAAGAAGAAACTGAGACTGGAGAAGCGGGGGTTGCCGTGGAGCGGGCCCTCTACCTCAGGCAGAGCCAACCTGACAAACATGGCCTCCGCCTCCACCCAGGTcccagccccgcccccccctgcTGACTCAGACACAGCCTCAGGTCCAGCCCCAGCCCACGGTCCCATCCCCGCCCCGGTCCCTGATCCCCAGGCCTCCAGTCCAGA GGGTTCCGGGGTCTCGCACTCGTCCTTGGTGCCCACTATGGCTGCCTTGTTTCTGGATGAAAATCTGCCTGACGGCACCCGTCTGGAGCCCGATACCAAGTTCGTCAAATACTGGAAGATGAGGAACACGGGCACAATCAGCTGGACCTCAGAGACTAAG CTAGTGTTCATGTGGGGAAACCTCGCCCTGGCGtcggagaagaggagggaggtaCCGGTCCCCCTGCTGCTCCCCGGGCAGGTGGGGGTGGTCAGTGTGGCCTTTGTCGCGGCCGTGATGGAGGGGACGTACACCTCCCATTGGCGGCTGGCGCACTGCGGCTGTCAGTTCGGCCCACGCGTGTGGTGCAGCATCGTGGTCGACCCTGGCAACAGCCGCAACGCACTCGGACACCAGAGCAAAAGACTGGCAAGTCTGCAAACCAACGACACGCTGTGCAACTACAACCAGACGATGTTATCGCTTAACACACTTGAG aaggaggaggtgaggacggaggaggaggagagggagagggagctcGGGTCTGTGGACTTCAGCCATGATGACTACTACTTCCCCTCCGTCGACCTGCTGACTGCTCAG gatcTGCTGTCTTTTGAGTTGTTGGATATAAATATAGTGCAAGAGTTGGAGAAAGTTCCCAATAACACTCCTGTTG ATTTGACGCCCTGCATATCTCCGCTGCCCCATGATCCACCAGCGCTGGAGAACGCCGCAATTTCACAGATCAAAGAAGACACAGTGGTCACAGGGGTCAGGACACTTTTTG GAGTGAAACTGAGGCAGCCGAGGGAGTTTTCCGAGCCTGTTgcccaggaggaggagagggaggaggagatcagcGGAGCCCAGTTCCTCTGTGAGACGGTCATCCGCTCCCTCACCCTGGAGGAAGCCCCCGACCACCGGCCCCTGCGCCGGCTCCACCAGG TCGTTTCCCGAGGTCTGAACTTTTGCTCCGAGAAAGCAGCCGAGGccgagaggaaggagaaggcatcagatggagatgaggagatcTGTGCGATTAGACCCGAGAGTTCAGCTCTGCCTCCCGACACAGGCCTCAACCAGATCCCccaggaagaggagatgaggccAG TTCTTCTACTGGAACCGGTGAATGAGAACCTGCAGGTCACTTCACATCACGAGAACGAGGATGAGGAAGTCGTGGTTTTGGACGAGATGCAAGAGGAGGGTGGAACCAGAGGAGAAGACTGGGACGAG GTCAGCAGCCAaacctcctccgtctcctcctgcgACGACTACGTCATCGTCCTCCCAGACTGCTTCGACACCAGCCGTCCTCTGGGGGAGTCCATGTACAGCTCCGCCATGTCTCAGCctgacgaggacgaggacgaggacgcaGCATCCACCGCCGCCGTGGTAACATCAGCCGATCCAGACGTACAGCAGGAGAACGAAGACGATTCCAACTGCGAGCCGGGCGGGGCGGAGAGGCCAGAAGTGGACGCCGGCGAGGATTCCTCGGTGTCCGCCTGGCTTCCGCCCGTCCCTCCGACGACCCACAGCAGCGTGAACCAGATGCTGTGCGCTTCCCAGACTCTGGACGCCGTGACGCTCACGCCCGAAGTGGTGCCACCGCCTATTCTGTCCGACTCCCTGCTGTCTCCGCCGGCCCTCTACTCACCCAG gtctGAGGCCCTGTACCTGGCCGAGGACCCCAGTCCTCCAGCCTGCGAGCCGTACCAGCCGAGGGTCCACCTCAACG TGTCGTACGGTCTCTCCCGGTCAGCAGGCTCAGGATCCAGTGCCTTCGAGACGTACAACCCCAGACCCAGCTACGCACTGCAGCCAAG GGTCCAAGGAGGCATCACAGAGGGACTCGTCAAAGGGGCCCTTTCTGTGGCAGCGTCCGCTTACAAGGCTCTCTTCACCGGACTCAACTGTCCAATTCAG CGAGGCATCGACCCGGCCACCAGGCAGGACCCCTCCCTCATGGGCGTGCTGCTGGAGATGGGCTTCAGGGACCAGCGGCTCAACCAGCGGCTGCTGCGGAAGCACGGCTACAGCCTGCTGCACACCGTCAACGAGCTGGTGCAGATGGCCGAGGAGCGGCAGAACGAGGCCGTCGAGGCTCGCCACTGA
- the nbr1a gene encoding NBR1 autophagy cargo receptor a isoform X2, translating into MGLPVTIKVNFRGNVKRFLAQDLDKLEWESVEAWIKASFGINHFQVKYFDDDNEEICINSQDEYEEAIKSAEKQGNQLHMNVYKMKGQACGGPLKTEVKELKGDLRPAPPYPSRVKTVDKGTQVTPEREAVTVKDNKGNKPDDEPPPMWFRAYMEKFKDEVVKEVVERMCTDFSGQCCTHNSPDGPQEAGGAGGGPMGPRPGPSASNGSIGYTPNCSSCNKLTSDGAYKCSVCPSCILCEMCRHSHDPSHNLVRTKTPLSIPEHGMYGELRFPRRGDRTVRKAERQRLKAERRQLRAEVKEIKKKLRLEKRGLPWSGPSTSGRANLTNMASASTQVPAPPPPADSDTASGPAPAHGPIPAPVPDPQASSPEGSGVSHSSLVPTMAALFLDENLPDGTRLEPDTKFVKYWKMRNTGTISWTSETKLVFMWGNLALASEKRREVPVPLLLPGQVGVVSVAFVAAVMEGTYTSHWRLAHCGCQFGPRVWCSIVVDPGNSRNALGHQSKRLASLQTNDTLCNYNQTMLSLNTLEKEEVRTEEEERERELGSVDFSHDDYYFPSVDLLTAQDLLSFELLDINIVQELEKVPNNTPVDLTPCISPLPHDPPALENAAISQIKEDTVVTGVRTLFGVKLRQPREFSEPVAQEEEREEEISGAQFLCETVIRSLTLEEAPDHRPLRRLHQVVSRGLNFCSEKAAEAERKEKASDGDEEICAIRPESSALPPDTGLNQIPQEEEMRPVLLLEPVNENLQVTSHHENEDEEVVVLDEMQEEGGTRGEDWDEVSSQTSSVSSCDDYVIVLPDCFDTSRPLGESMYSSAMSQPDEDEDEDAASTAAVVTSADPDVQQENEDDSNCEPGGAERPEVDAGEDSSVSAWLPPVPPTTHSSVNQMLCASQTLDAVTLTPEVVPPPILSDSLLSPPALYSPRSEALYLAEDPSPPACEPYQPRVHLNVSYGLSRSAGSGSSAFETYNPRPSYALQPRVQGGITEGLVKGALSVAASAYKALFTGLNCPIQRGIDPATRQDPSLMGVLLEMGFRDQRLNQRLLRKHGYSLLHTVNELVQMAEERQNEAVEARH; encoded by the exons ATGGGGCTCCCCGTCACTATCAAGGTCAATTTCCGGGGGAACGTGAAGAGATTCCTGGCGCAGGACCTGGACAAGCTGGAGTGGGAATCGGTCGAAGCCTGG ATCAAAGCGTCTTTTGGGATCAACCACTTCCAAGTGAAATACTTTGACGACGACAACGAGGAG ATTTGCATCAATAGTCAAg acgAATATGAAGAAGCCATCAAG AGTGCTGAGAAGCAGGGGAACCAGTTGCACATGAACGTGTACAAAATGAAGGGTCAGGCGTGCGGCGGCCCGCTGAAGACGGAGGTCAAGGAGCTGAAGGGCGACCTCCGGCCCGCTCCCCCCTACCCCTCCAGGGTCAAGACTGTGGACAAGGGCACGCAGGTCACCCCGGAGCGAGAAGCT GTCACAGTAAAGGACAACAAGGGGAACAAACCAGATGATGAGCCCCCTCCCATGTGGTTCAGAGCATACATGGAAAAG TTTAAGGACGAAGTGGTGAAAGAGGTCGTCGAGCGGATGTGCACCGACTTTTCTGGCCAGTGTTGCACTCACAATTCCCCCGACGGGCCCCAGGAGGCTGGCGGGGCCGGCGGTGGACCTATGGGACCCAGGCCGGGCCCCTCTGCCTCGAACGGGTCCATCGGCTACACcccaaactgcagcagctgcaacaaACTCACCTCGGACGGGGCCTACAAGTGCAG TGTGTGTCCTTCCTGCATCCTGTGTGAGATGTGTCGACATAGCCATGACCCCAGCCACAACCTCGTGAGAACCAAGAcgcctctctccatccctgaGCACGGGATGTACGGAGAGTTAAG GTTCCCGCGGCGAGGAGACAGGACAGTGCGCAAGGCCGAGCGACAGCGCCTCAAAGCAGAAAGGAGGCAGCTCAGAGCCGAAGTGAAGGAAATCAAGAAGAAACTGAGACTGGAGAAGCGGGGGTTGCCGTGGAGCGGGCCCTCTACCTCAGGCAGAGCCAACCTGACAAACATGGCCTCCGCCTCCACCCAGGTcccagccccgcccccccctgcTGACTCAGACACAGCCTCAGGTCCAGCCCCAGCCCACGGTCCCATCCCCGCCCCGGTCCCTGATCCCCAGGCCTCCAGTCCAGA GGGTTCCGGGGTCTCGCACTCGTCCTTGGTGCCCACTATGGCTGCCTTGTTTCTGGATGAAAATCTGCCTGACGGCACCCGTCTGGAGCCCGATACCAAGTTCGTCAAATACTGGAAGATGAGGAACACGGGCACAATCAGCTGGACCTCAGAGACTAAG CTAGTGTTCATGTGGGGAAACCTCGCCCTGGCGtcggagaagaggagggaggtaCCGGTCCCCCTGCTGCTCCCCGGGCAGGTGGGGGTGGTCAGTGTGGCCTTTGTCGCGGCCGTGATGGAGGGGACGTACACCTCCCATTGGCGGCTGGCGCACTGCGGCTGTCAGTTCGGCCCACGCGTGTGGTGCAGCATCGTGGTCGACCCTGGCAACAGCCGCAACGCACTCGGACACCAGAGCAAAAGACTGGCAAGTCTGCAAACCAACGACACGCTGTGCAACTACAACCAGACGATGTTATCGCTTAACACACTTGAG aaggaggaggtgaggacggaggaggaggagagggagagggagctcGGGTCTGTGGACTTCAGCCATGATGACTACTACTTCCCCTCCGTCGACCTGCTGACTGCTCAG gatcTGCTGTCTTTTGAGTTGTTGGATATAAATATAGTGCAAGAGTTGGAGAAAGTTCCCAATAACACTCCTGTTG ATTTGACGCCCTGCATATCTCCGCTGCCCCATGATCCACCAGCGCTGGAGAACGCCGCAATTTCACAGATCAAAGAAGACACAGTGGTCACAGGGGTCAGGACACTTTTTG GAGTGAAACTGAGGCAGCCGAGGGAGTTTTCCGAGCCTGTTgcccaggaggaggagagggaggaggagatcagcGGAGCCCAGTTCCTCTGTGAGACGGTCATCCGCTCCCTCACCCTGGAGGAAGCCCCCGACCACCGGCCCCTGCGCCGGCTCCACCAGG TCGTTTCCCGAGGTCTGAACTTTTGCTCCGAGAAAGCAGCCGAGGccgagaggaaggagaaggcatcagatggagatgaggagatcTGTGCGATTAGACCCGAGAGTTCAGCTCTGCCTCCCGACACAGGCCTCAACCAGATCCCccaggaagaggagatgaggccAG TTCTTCTACTGGAACCGGTGAATGAGAACCTGCAGGTCACTTCACATCACGAGAACGAGGATGAGGAAGTCGTGGTTTTGGACGAGATGCAAGAGGAGGGTGGAACCAGAGGAGAAGACTGGGACGAG GTCAGCAGCCAaacctcctccgtctcctcctgcgACGACTACGTCATCGTCCTCCCAGACTGCTTCGACACCAGCCGTCCTCTGGGGGAGTCCATGTACAGCTCCGCCATGTCTCAGCctgacgaggacgaggacgaggacgcaGCATCCACCGCCGCCGTGGTAACATCAGCCGATCCAGACGTACAGCAGGAGAACGAAGACGATTCCAACTGCGAGCCGGGCGGGGCGGAGAGGCCAGAAGTGGACGCCGGCGAGGATTCCTCGGTGTCCGCCTGGCTTCCGCCCGTCCCTCCGACGACCCACAGCAGCGTGAACCAGATGCTGTGCGCTTCCCAGACTCTGGACGCCGTGACGCTCACGCCCGAAGTGGTGCCACCGCCTATTCTGTCCGACTCCCTGCTGTCTCCGCCGGCCCTCTACTCACCCAG gtctGAGGCCCTGTACCTGGCCGAGGACCCCAGTCCTCCAGCCTGCGAGCCGTACCAGCCGAGGGTCCACCTCAACG TGTCGTACGGTCTCTCCCGGTCAGCAGGCTCAGGATCCAGTGCCTTCGAGACGTACAACCCCAGACCCAGCTACGCACTGCAGCCAAG GGTCCAAGGAGGCATCACAGAGGGACTCGTCAAAGGGGCCCTTTCTGTGGCAGCGTCCGCTTACAAGGCTCTCTTCACCGGACTCAACTGTCCAATTCAG CGAGGCATCGACCCGGCCACCAGGCAGGACCCCTCCCTCATGGGCGTGCTGCTGGAGATGGGCTTCAGGGACCAGCGGCTCAACCAGCGGCTGCTGCGGAAGCACGGCTACAGCCTGCTGCACACCGTCAACGAGCTGGTGCAGATGGCCGAGGAGCGGCAGAACGAGGCCGTCGAGGCTCGCCACTGA
- the nbr1a gene encoding NBR1 autophagy cargo receptor a isoform X3, translating into MGLPVTIKVNFRGNVKRFLAQDLDKLEWESVEAWIKASFGINHFQVKYFDDDNEEICINSQDEYEEAIKSAEKQGNQLHMNVYKMKGQACGGPLKTEVKELKGDLRPAPPYPSRVKTVDKGTQVTPEREAVTVKDNKGNKPDDEPPPMWFRAYMEKVKFQKTFKDEVVKEVVERMCTDFSGQCCTHNSPDGPQEAGGAGGGPMGPRPGPSASNGSIGYTPNCSSCNKLTSDGAYKCSVCPSCILCEMCRHSHDPSHNLVRTKTPLSIPEHGMYGELRFPRRGDRTVRKAERQRLKAERRQLRAEVKEIKKKLRLEKRGLPWSGPSTSGRANLTNMASASTQVPAPPPPADSDTASGPAPAHGPIPAPVPDPQASSPEGSGVSHSSLVPTMAALFLDENLPDGTRLEPDTKFVKYWKMRNTGTISWTSETKLVFMWGNLALASEKRREVPVPLLLPGQVGVVSVAFVAAVMEGTYTSHWRLAHCGCQFGPRVWCSIVVDPGNSRNALGHQSKRLKEEVRTEEEERERELGSVDFSHDDYYFPSVDLLTAQDLLSFELLDINIVQELEKVPNNTPVDLTPCISPLPHDPPALENAAISQIKEDTVVTGVRTLFGVKLRQPREFSEPVAQEEEREEEISGAQFLCETVIRSLTLEEAPDHRPLRRLHQVVSRGLNFCSEKAAEAERKEKASDGDEEICAIRPESSALPPDTGLNQIPQEEEMRPVLLLEPVNENLQVTSHHENEDEEVVVLDEMQEEGGTRGEDWDEVSSQTSSVSSCDDYVIVLPDCFDTSRPLGESMYSSAMSQPDEDEDEDAASTAAVVTSADPDVQQENEDDSNCEPGGAERPEVDAGEDSSVSAWLPPVPPTTHSSVNQMLCASQTLDAVTLTPEVVPPPILSDSLLSPPALYSPRSEALYLAEDPSPPACEPYQPRVHLNVSYGLSRSAGSGSSAFETYNPRPSYALQPRVQGGITEGLVKGALSVAASAYKALFTGLNCPIQRGIDPATRQDPSLMGVLLEMGFRDQRLNQRLLRKHGYSLLHTVNELVQMAEERQNEAVEARH; encoded by the exons ATGGGGCTCCCCGTCACTATCAAGGTCAATTTCCGGGGGAACGTGAAGAGATTCCTGGCGCAGGACCTGGACAAGCTGGAGTGGGAATCGGTCGAAGCCTGG ATCAAAGCGTCTTTTGGGATCAACCACTTCCAAGTGAAATACTTTGACGACGACAACGAGGAG ATTTGCATCAATAGTCAAg acgAATATGAAGAAGCCATCAAG AGTGCTGAGAAGCAGGGGAACCAGTTGCACATGAACGTGTACAAAATGAAGGGTCAGGCGTGCGGCGGCCCGCTGAAGACGGAGGTCAAGGAGCTGAAGGGCGACCTCCGGCCCGCTCCCCCCTACCCCTCCAGGGTCAAGACTGTGGACAAGGGCACGCAGGTCACCCCGGAGCGAGAAGCT GTCACAGTAAAGGACAACAAGGGGAACAAACCAGATGATGAGCCCCCTCCCATGTGGTTCAGAGCATACATGGAAAAGGTAAAGTTTCAGAAAACG TTTAAGGACGAAGTGGTGAAAGAGGTCGTCGAGCGGATGTGCACCGACTTTTCTGGCCAGTGTTGCACTCACAATTCCCCCGACGGGCCCCAGGAGGCTGGCGGGGCCGGCGGTGGACCTATGGGACCCAGGCCGGGCCCCTCTGCCTCGAACGGGTCCATCGGCTACACcccaaactgcagcagctgcaacaaACTCACCTCGGACGGGGCCTACAAGTGCAG TGTGTGTCCTTCCTGCATCCTGTGTGAGATGTGTCGACATAGCCATGACCCCAGCCACAACCTCGTGAGAACCAAGAcgcctctctccatccctgaGCACGGGATGTACGGAGAGTTAAG GTTCCCGCGGCGAGGAGACAGGACAGTGCGCAAGGCCGAGCGACAGCGCCTCAAAGCAGAAAGGAGGCAGCTCAGAGCCGAAGTGAAGGAAATCAAGAAGAAACTGAGACTGGAGAAGCGGGGGTTGCCGTGGAGCGGGCCCTCTACCTCAGGCAGAGCCAACCTGACAAACATGGCCTCCGCCTCCACCCAGGTcccagccccgcccccccctgcTGACTCAGACACAGCCTCAGGTCCAGCCCCAGCCCACGGTCCCATCCCCGCCCCGGTCCCTGATCCCCAGGCCTCCAGTCCAGA GGGTTCCGGGGTCTCGCACTCGTCCTTGGTGCCCACTATGGCTGCCTTGTTTCTGGATGAAAATCTGCCTGACGGCACCCGTCTGGAGCCCGATACCAAGTTCGTCAAATACTGGAAGATGAGGAACACGGGCACAATCAGCTGGACCTCAGAGACTAAG CTAGTGTTCATGTGGGGAAACCTCGCCCTGGCGtcggagaagaggagggaggtaCCGGTCCCCCTGCTGCTCCCCGGGCAGGTGGGGGTGGTCAGTGTGGCCTTTGTCGCGGCCGTGATGGAGGGGACGTACACCTCCCATTGGCGGCTGGCGCACTGCGGCTGTCAGTTCGGCCCACGCGTGTGGTGCAGCATCGTGGTCGACCCTGGCAACAGCCGCAACGCACTCGGACACCAGAGCAAAAGACTG aaggaggaggtgaggacggaggaggaggagagggagagggagctcGGGTCTGTGGACTTCAGCCATGATGACTACTACTTCCCCTCCGTCGACCTGCTGACTGCTCAG gatcTGCTGTCTTTTGAGTTGTTGGATATAAATATAGTGCAAGAGTTGGAGAAAGTTCCCAATAACACTCCTGTTG ATTTGACGCCCTGCATATCTCCGCTGCCCCATGATCCACCAGCGCTGGAGAACGCCGCAATTTCACAGATCAAAGAAGACACAGTGGTCACAGGGGTCAGGACACTTTTTG GAGTGAAACTGAGGCAGCCGAGGGAGTTTTCCGAGCCTGTTgcccaggaggaggagagggaggaggagatcagcGGAGCCCAGTTCCTCTGTGAGACGGTCATCCGCTCCCTCACCCTGGAGGAAGCCCCCGACCACCGGCCCCTGCGCCGGCTCCACCAGG TCGTTTCCCGAGGTCTGAACTTTTGCTCCGAGAAAGCAGCCGAGGccgagaggaaggagaaggcatcagatggagatgaggagatcTGTGCGATTAGACCCGAGAGTTCAGCTCTGCCTCCCGACACAGGCCTCAACCAGATCCCccaggaagaggagatgaggccAG TTCTTCTACTGGAACCGGTGAATGAGAACCTGCAGGTCACTTCACATCACGAGAACGAGGATGAGGAAGTCGTGGTTTTGGACGAGATGCAAGAGGAGGGTGGAACCAGAGGAGAAGACTGGGACGAG GTCAGCAGCCAaacctcctccgtctcctcctgcgACGACTACGTCATCGTCCTCCCAGACTGCTTCGACACCAGCCGTCCTCTGGGGGAGTCCATGTACAGCTCCGCCATGTCTCAGCctgacgaggacgaggacgaggacgcaGCATCCACCGCCGCCGTGGTAACATCAGCCGATCCAGACGTACAGCAGGAGAACGAAGACGATTCCAACTGCGAGCCGGGCGGGGCGGAGAGGCCAGAAGTGGACGCCGGCGAGGATTCCTCGGTGTCCGCCTGGCTTCCGCCCGTCCCTCCGACGACCCACAGCAGCGTGAACCAGATGCTGTGCGCTTCCCAGACTCTGGACGCCGTGACGCTCACGCCCGAAGTGGTGCCACCGCCTATTCTGTCCGACTCCCTGCTGTCTCCGCCGGCCCTCTACTCACCCAG gtctGAGGCCCTGTACCTGGCCGAGGACCCCAGTCCTCCAGCCTGCGAGCCGTACCAGCCGAGGGTCCACCTCAACG TGTCGTACGGTCTCTCCCGGTCAGCAGGCTCAGGATCCAGTGCCTTCGAGACGTACAACCCCAGACCCAGCTACGCACTGCAGCCAAG GGTCCAAGGAGGCATCACAGAGGGACTCGTCAAAGGGGCCCTTTCTGTGGCAGCGTCCGCTTACAAGGCTCTCTTCACCGGACTCAACTGTCCAATTCAG CGAGGCATCGACCCGGCCACCAGGCAGGACCCCTCCCTCATGGGCGTGCTGCTGGAGATGGGCTTCAGGGACCAGCGGCTCAACCAGCGGCTGCTGCGGAAGCACGGCTACAGCCTGCTGCACACCGTCAACGAGCTGGTGCAGATGGCCGAGGAGCGGCAGAACGAGGCCGTCGAGGCTCGCCACTGA